aaatccccaagtgTTCTTCTGCTTACCCTCCAGAACGTCACAGAAATAGTATTGGAATCACGGCAGTGATTATTTTAACCATGTGTTCCTGAAGTGGTTGACAATATTTTAAGCAAACACATTTCAAAAGTAATATCTGAATTCCAATATTGTAATTGTAATTTTCATCTCCCTGAGCAACCTCTGTGAAAAATTGGCATATTTACGTCCATCTACTGATTTACTGATCGTGACCACCGAATACACTAAATCTGAAGCAGTTTTCGTATGATCTAAATagggacaaaaagagaaaaaaattacaATAAGTAGGCTTCAATAGGATGGAATAATATACAAATGACAAATAAATAATAGATATACAGAAAGAGATAGAGCGAAGGAGAAATgggtagatagataggtagatagagagatagatagataggtagatagatagatagatagatagatagatagatagatagatagatagatagatagatagatagatagatagatagatagatagatagatagatagatagatagatagatagatagatagatagatagatagatagatagatagatagatagatagatagatagatagatagatagatagatagatagatagatagatagatagatagatagacacacatacagacagtcaGACCGATAGGGGAATAGGTGGATAGATGGATAGACTCATAGCTTGCGTGAAATAAATTAACCAACAGCGATAACGAACTAAGACAAGATTATTAGTATCCATAATATGAATATAGTGACTGTGCGTGGATCATTTACTTCCCATCAGTTTAACATGGATGATATATAGCTATTAGTTGTGTTTGATATGTAGGCAATAAATATGGGAAGGAGAGAAGTCCCCCTTGGGTATTTACACAAACCGGGTGGTATCCTACCGGCTGTCGATTAATGCTGGGACTGATACTGAATCCATTGACTACAAGGGAACCAAATATGGGGCGACGAGAACGACAGGGCACATAATTTTCACCCTACTCGATAGCGCCCTATTTACACTATTGCCCAACGTTAGAATGACCCCCTTTGACTGCTGTTTCCCTACATTGTCACAGTGATTGCCCCTAAAATGTAATTAGTTAACTCTTCAGTCATTTTGGACGGCGCAAAATGTGTTTCTCACGAGCAAGATCCTTTTTGTTCCTTTCTAACCTGACACGTCACAGTGTTGAGTGTGAAAAGTGCTCCGATCATCCTCCAGGTGGATTTAGATAGCAGTGATACGGATACAGCCTTATTGTAAGTAAGTTTTCCAATGAAAAATTGTGTTTATAGCAGTATGTGTCCGATGTGTACACATCCTGAACATAGGTTGGTCTATAACTTTGACTGAAATGTGCAAGAATGGACAATGTTTCCTAAATGTACCTTATTCACCTTCAACGATATCGATCGACTTATATTAAACATTTGTTGTCGTTGCTGCAGTTTATTGCAACGCTATTAGTCAGGTCAATTACGATGTTCCACACAGCTGCTGTCTAAAAACCAGAACAAGGGAACTTGTCTGCAGTTTCTAAGGGTACTATGCACGAGAGATGGAATCTAGAATTTTACAATAGTGCTTTTGAAATttacaaatattggccagggtatcAGTCCTATAATGCATTGAAACAGAGCTTCCCCAGATAACTTCTCACAGTCGCATGGCAATTGCTACCCTTACAGTAGTTATTAAGTTAAGTGAGGTAGATTCCTCCAGTCAATTATCAATGTGAATGTTTACCTTCAATGGGTTTCCTGCCTTCTACTACATTGTAGGTTGCCTGATCAGAACTAGAAGCTGTGGAGAGTAAAAGAAGAAATTGAGCTCAATGAAGTGGGACAAAAGGAAGCATTTAGATACCAGAGCCATCCTACAATTCATGATTGGAAATTTACTGTTGTGTTTACTGGTTGTAAAGTGAAGCCACTAATTCGGCTGATCAATGCAAGCTGATCACCAGCACCGTGAGTAAATGGAGCATTTGTCTTGCGACCAAGTCATGGAATGTGCTGATTTGCTTGATTGTAAACGGGGTGGCGCTGAGCAGCACGATTGGCTCCAGTGTCCCCAGGTCAGATACCCGGATATCGACGAGAGGTCCAGTTCCAGCATCCTTCGCTTGGAATGTTTATTTTAATTATGGGGAGGAGACAGGTCCACATCTCAATTTAGTACACAGGCTATTGCTCATTATGTCTGATTGTCAGGCTCCAAGGTTAACACTTTTGGACCGGTGCCCAGATGGTCATCTATCAATCACGCCCGAGTAAAAATCACCACCTTCAGAAAGAGGAAATAATGCTCTCTAAATTAAGAGATTAAGTGGCAGCTTTTTGAATTGCTGCAGGAGCAGTTAGCATCACCTGCAAAGGTGAGCCTGCTGGGGCAACAAGCACATCCTTTCGGTAATCCACCGGATTTTCTTTCCATTAACATGATTCTATTGGACCGTGACAACCTCCTCATACTATTCTCCTTCATACGCCCGACACACACAATACTTAGTGTCGGTGCAATAATGACGTAAATATAGCACTGGAATATGCTGAATAGATGCAGATGAAGGAATCTAATAGCCACGGGCGATTTATACCATATCCCATCGCAACTTCGGTGGAATATTGGCGCAAGCCAGGCAGAAACGACGGTTTCTCTGAAGTTTTCACCGAAAGTCCACTGAAGTTATGGTCGGCTATCAGGAACACATCCAGGAGCATTCTATCGCGAACAATCTGCAATACATTGCTACATTCATCAGTTTGCACTTACTAGTATTTCGGGATGATCCCACAACTTCATACTCGAAATTGCTCgcagatatttcttcactcaggggttgAGATCCATTTCCACTTGCCTCCCTTTGCACAAGAATGTTCTCATATATAAAGTGTTAATGCATTCACAACTCAAATCTCACTTCCAACAAAATGTTACGAACTCTTAGAATCTAACAAACGTACATCAGGAAGTCTGCAGAACTTACAACACTATGAATGACCAATGGTGCTTAGTCCCACACTTCTGCAACTTGTCCGCAGCTCTGTGTGGTCCTCTTCCTAAAGTACCTGCCCAGATgcccttttaaaattattgattGAACAGTTTCCATCACCTTAACAAGTAGAGCGTTGAAGATCCAGGCAAATTGTGAAAAGTACAGAGTCTCCAAATCTCACCTCAAGATCTTTTGCCAGTGATATTTTAAGCTATTATTGGCCCAATCGCCAGAGGGAATCGTTTTTCCTCAATAATGTATCAACATCTCCCATCATCGTGAAAACTTCTAATAGATCATTTCTTAACCTTCTCAGTTCCAAGGAGAACATTCTTAACTTTCCAATTTCTCCTGATAACTAATTTCCCTCATCTCTCATAACATCCCTGTAAACCTTCTCTTCACCCTTTCTAATGCCTTTACCTCTTCCCTGAAGTGTCGTGCCCAGAAATGTCTACAATACACCATCTGAGGTCTTAACAATGATATATAAATTTCTAGCTGGAACTTTCTGCTTTATTTGTCAATTGATCTATCTTTAACGAAAGCAATACACCTGATCACCTTGCCCTGCCATCTTTAAGGATTTATGTATATGGACACCAGCGTCTCTCTGCTCATCTGCTACTAAACATCGCATCATTTATTAAGTATTATCTTTCCATATTAGTTCTCCAAAAGTGTATCACGTCACACTTCTCAGCAGGGAataccatctgccatgcttctatcCATTTGTCCATTATGTCTGTGACATCGTGAAGTCTACATCTATATCTAAGCACTATCTACTACCTGGCCATGCTTCGTATTATTTGAAAATTTACAACTTTGCTCCCTACATCTTTATATCTGTCgtttattaaaaaaaatgcaaTTACAACGGATCCCAATATGATACTTGTTGAACACCACTGCAAACTACCATCCAGTTTGAGACTCATCCCTCCACCAACTGAACCTATCACTGAGCCAATTCTGCATTCATACCGCCACGTTCAATTTAATCCCATGGGTTTCCATGTTATTTATAAGCCTCTTGTGTGGCCGAATGCATTAGAAAATTCCATGTGTAGAATATCTACTGCACCACCTTGATCAAGCTTCCGGAGCAAAATAAAGTTTCATTGAGAAACTCATGGCTTAATCAAAGGTAGCCAGcatagatttttaaaaatcttgtCTGACTAACTAATTTTAATTGTTTGAtgagagaaggttgatcaaggtagtgcagtagatgtttgaGAAGTAAAATTATTCgacctggcgagtgggtcaataactagaggtcatagattcaaaaccaTTGCAAAAAGATCAACAGGAGATGAGCAACTTTTCTTCCACTCAGAGAATTGCGGGGCTCTGGAACATACTACCTGGAGAGGTGGTGGTAGCTGATTCCTCAATAATTTCGAAACAGTGTTGGATAGGTATTTGAGAATgagaaacttgcagggctatggacaAAAAACGGGGATGagagactaagcacgactgctctttcagagagccagcacaggcgcgatgggctgaatggcctctttccgtgatgAAGGTATCTATGAATCTATGAATACCATTTTCCAATAATTTCCTCACCACCAATGTTAGGTTGACTGGTCTGTTTATGGATTAAAAGCAGAAACAAATATAGAAAAATAAGTTATCTCTTAATGACTCTAAACTACTCGGGCAGAGCTATATCCGAgactatgggggtgaaattggaatTGGGTGGCGAGGCAAAACTGACGCTACTGCGTCTTCCGTGCCTCTATATCCCGTCCAGTTTTCAATTCCATTTCGGACGTATGAATAGTGGCAGATGCAACACCACTGGATGTGCATCACCAACGTAGGTAAATTTCATCCCTTCAGCATATTCATTGATATAATCACTGCTAAATAATATGAAGATTGTGCAGACTTACCCCCGCGGCTGTGCAACACTTGAGGAATTATCTGGATAAAATAGGAAGAGATAAACTTGAGCAAGTTATGCGGTAAATGTTACATTCTTGCTGCCTACAGCGGACTTGAGTTTCTTCAATTAATCTCCAAACATTTTCACTGATATGACTGCTAAACTGTTACAGACGTGCATTAATATAAATCATTAAATTATTTATGCACAAAGATCGTCCGGAAACCTTTAAGACATTACCAAGCATGACACATCCACTATCTGATTTCACCTTCACTTACTAACTATGTGACAGTTATTGTTCTGTCCTTCGCCCAGATGCTTACATTTTCCGAATGGAATAATGGGAAAATGTCCACAACCCAGCAATTTCATTTAATCACTGATCCGATTGTAAATAACTCTTTATTTTCCAGCCAACACTATGCGAGTCTCTCCCAAATCATTCTGTCACATTTCGAATGCTGACTGAATAAGCAGTGGACTGAATCCTCTCCCATGACTGTGGAACCAATCAATTGCCCATAAGAGATTACTCACCTTGCTTCTTCTTCCGAAGTTTGAAGATAAGCAAACTAATCAGGGCGAAGATAACAAAAAGTGGAATAACTGATGCTGTGATCGCGGTTGAGCGACTCTGCACTGGAACCAAGTAAACATAATCCATGAATAACATAATACCACTCCAAACATTACTATTTCACCCTCGCACCACATGCTTAATTAAAATTGCTTTTAAAATCAACACAAAATGAATCGGCTTTCTACTCCCCTCAGCCCCTCCTCCCTGATATACTGATCAATGCATTTGTCAGCTCTAAGTTCTATTATTACATCAACTTCCTTTCAGGTCTTCAAATCCGCCGTCCACAGACGCCAACTAATCTAAATGGCCATATTCCACTCTAATTCCTACTCGTCATTGAGTCGACCTCGCTCCGTAACAAACGTAAACACCTGGTCCGCATGTTCACTATATTGTGTCACATCTCCTCCACTGTTATCTCGATCTACACATTTCAGTCAACTGAGTTGTGGCCTATTAAGCATTTGCGCTTCCTTTATCACACCATTAGTGGAAGTGCTTTAGCTCTACTGTCCAAAACCATCTCATTAATCCACTTTCCTCCTCTACTACATTCTGCTTCAAACTTCTTCAGAGGATCCCCATTTGCAGACAGATTAAtgttcacccctcccgatctctctctttcgctccctgTTTGCAGCCATAACACCACAACATAACCCTCTCTATTTCAAGTTCAAAAGCACCCTTGGGAAATGCTGCTAATTATTTTATAACCATTTCACCAAATTAAGTTGAATTTCTTAATCAGAATTATAGCATATATATAGTCACCTGAGCGGCCATGTGTCATTGATGAAGTATACAGCATGCGAATTCAATACACTGGTTGTTTGGCCGAAAGAAAAGTAATCATAAAATCAGATCAGGCATCATGAATCAATTACCTGATAGCGTGACATCGATGAAATTGCTGGTTGTGTTAAAAATCCCGACATGTGACCCTCTGTTGGTCGCTACACAGTGATAGCGCCCCCCATGGTCTATCTGGAATGAACTGATAATGAGCTCACTGCCGTCCCTGTTTAAGTGGTAAGATTCGTTGATGCTTTCTAACTGTCGGTTGTCCACGTACCAGCGGAAATGTGCGGCAGTGCCTGCCTTCACCCGGCACTGGAGAACGAGGCTGTCCCCCGCTGAAATCTCAGTTTTGTTGGTATTGGAATTGATATAAGCACCGGCTACAGGAACTAAAGGGAAGCAAATAAGGTTAAAAGTGTAGAGAATTAAGTTTGCAAGTTAAAGTTCAAAATTCGTACTCGTTTTGAGTACTCACATAAATCAGGCAGATAAGGAAAATTTCGGGACAACTGGCTGGAATTCCTGTGCACTGTGGGAAGGGCAGGACACGTTATGTCTCCCGGATAACTCTGCATGAAGGACGTACCTTCAGTTGAACAAAAgcacacagaaaataggagcaggagtaggcaagttGTCATctggagcctgcttcgccattcattaatttcatggctgatctgatcataaattcagttccacttccctgcccgctcccataaccccttattcccttagctctaaaaaatctgtctatctctgccttaaatatattcaatgacccagcctccacagctcactaggTCAGGTAGgttcacaggttcacaaccctctgagagaagaaattcctcattttaaattgttttaaattggcagacccttattctgaggcgatgtcccctagttttagtttcccctatgagtgggaatatcctccctgcatttaaCTTGTCGAGCACTCTATCATCTTATAAGTTttttacagcctccaatgcaagtatatatttcattatatatggagactaaaactacgcagtactctaggtgtggcctcaacaataccccgtacagttgtagcagaacttctctgctgctgtactctatccgccttgcaatacaggccaacattccatttaccttcctgattacttgctgtacctgcattctaacgttttgtgcttcatgtacaaggacctccaggtccctctgactgaagcactttgcaatttttctccattttgaaTTATTGTTTCCTTTTCTATTTTgtctgccaaagcggataacctcacattttcccacattatactctacctgccaaatttttgcccagtaacctatcctgtctatatccctttgcacatttttgtgtcctcctcacaatttattttcccacccatctttgtatcatcagcaaacctggctacataacACTCGGCCACTTCAtcgaagtctttaatatagattgtaatggtTGTGACTCAGCCCCGATCCCcacggcacccctctagttactgtttgccaaccagaaaatgcgcCATttttccccactctctgttttttgttagctagccaatcctctatctatgctaatatactaccccaaaCTCAGTGAAATTTATCTtgcgcattaaccttttatgtgtcgccatatggaatgccttctggaaatccaaatacaccacatccactggttcccccttatccaccctgttcattacatcctcaaggatctccagcaaatttgtcaaacatgatttccctttcatgaaactatACTGACACTGCTTggttgaattgtgcttttccaaatgtcccgctactgttaccttaataatggactccagcattttcccaacgacagatgttaggctaactggtctctagtttcttgcttgttgtctgcctccttttttaaatattgaaACATGCAATTGGTGAAAGAGCACTTAAAGGACGGATGGGGCCATTTAAGAACCAGTAGATTAGATActtgtggaggcagaaggcatggaggAGGTAATAAATTAAAACTTTACATCTGTCTTAAATGGAGAATGGAATGCTACCAGTACAGCAGTAGAGCAGGAGGTAGTAGCAAAGTTGGATCAGATAAAATTAGATAAAAGGTTGGCACATCTCAAAGAAAAAAATACCATTCCGGAAAGGATGCATTGTTAGTTAGTGAGGGAAGAGATGAAATTGCAGAGGTTCTGGttccgatcatccaacctgctcaGTTATGTGCAGTCAGGGCGGTGGCGACGGATTCCAGAatgctggaggattgcaaatgtttacAAAAGGGGAGAGAGATTAACCTAGCCACTAAAGTGCACTCAACCTAATGTCGGTAGTTGGGAAATTTTTGGAGACACTAATGCAGGACAACATTTATTGGCATTTAGAAAAGTTTCGCTGAATAACTGAAagttagcacggatttgttcaaGGAAAATCGTGATGAGTAACTTGATTAAAATCTATTATGTAATAATGGAGAGGATTGATGATCCTACTGTGGTTCATGTTGAGCATCTGGACTATCAAAATTAATGTCCATGAGAGTAAAGGGACAGTGTCAGTATGGATATTAAATTTGACCAGGCACAGAAACATATAAATTAATGAGCTGTACTTGGTTATACACAGCATAATTTCAACGTTTGAATGTGACACTGAACTCAGAAACGTAAACGAAGAGGCTAATGCCAGACTTAAGAAAATAATAACATACGACtcagagcagcagtaggccattcgtcccttcgagcgtgCTCCATCATTCAAAAttatcatgtctgatcttctacctcaactccacctttctgccTTGTCCCTTTATCCATTCTCTTAGTATCATAAATATCCATCcaactctgccttgaatatactcaatgattgaacgTGCACAGTCTGtggattagagaattccaaagattcacaaccctttgagtgaagtgatttctcatcatctcagtcctaaaaagcTGACCCTTTATCGTGACACAGTGGCCCAGAGTTCTAAACTCGCCAGCCAGGGAACAATTCCTCCCAGCAGCTGTCCTGTCAACCCCTTAAtgattgtatacgtttcaatgagcttGCCACTCATTCATccaactccagggaatataggacCTGTATCTTCACCTATTCATTTAGTTGTGTTAATATCTCCCTTCAAACAGATGGGTGTTGAAGCAATATTGTACCTTCAGACCTAACGCTCAAATAGCAACACTTCATCTCATCAGCCTTGCAATCACGTGCTTCGTTCCACCACTGAGGAATTGAAAATAACTCACCTATCACTGAAACTGCAACGGGTTCGCTGTGTTGAGGAAGTTCTTCCGCCTCGTTTGAAACCCCGCAACTATAATCTCCTTCGGTGCTTTTCTTGATGTGACCGATTTGGTAAATACTTTTGGGTAGGTTGGACGCCTCTCGATAGATTTCTTGATTCGTCTGTTTGTAAAAAATGTAGTTAATCGGGGTAGAACCGTTGGACACTGAACAGGCTATCGACGCCGTGTCTCCTTCTATTAGCTCTGTTCCTGGGCTGATTGTGAGTTCCGGTTTTGACACTGGGATTCCTGTAAGTATAATTACTTGAGAGTCAAATTGCTTTGGTAGAATATGTTGTGTCACTTTTAAAGTCAAATAGAACTCTCATCATAACTAAGAGCCTCATCATTTAGTTTACCACACCAATATGTGGCGTCCGAATTGAGGAAATCCCGATCCTGGAACTACAATGTTTCCGATTGCTGTCCACCTGTGGCCACCCGACTATCTCTGGTCTGATCCTGAATCATACTGACTCTAAGAATCAAAGGCAGGAACTCTGCATTATAAACACTACTCTACCAGAATGCAATGGTGCCCAATCCACCACTCCACGTGGCAATCCATTCCATTCAGCACTCGTCTGCTGAAAGTAAGTTGTACTAAGCTCTATCCTCCCGCTTTTAGTGATAATTATGCTTTGATAATCCCTTTTTCCTGACCTCGCATTCAATGGAAACACATTGCCTTATTTACTTTATCCTCACACTTCCGTGTAAAAACACTAAAACATGTTCCTGTTAGTCCTGCTTACTCTTTTAATATTAATCCCAGAGGCTCAAGTCTAACCTGAAGAATAAAGGTTTCCTTCCCTGGCGAGTCAGCCCTGCCCGCCTTCTGTATTTTTAATGTCCTACATTATAataatgaccacacttcaaaagcacttcattagctATATAGTGCTTTTGGACTTCGGGGCGCCGTGAAAGACGCTTAACAATCATTTCGTAACTCTTTCTTTTGAATATCATCTTCAGAATTAAGGCCCTAAATTGTAACCAGTGAATGTGGCCGAACGAATGTCCTGCACAAACACACACTTATTGTTACTCTTGTTCTCTAGGCACTGATGTATTTATTGATTTAAACAATGCGTGTAAAACACAAAGGTAATTCCCGCAGTAGACTGACGAATCCCCGTGTGAGGATTTGTTGGGAATTATGTGGAAGAAAGATGATTAGTAATTGCAGCAAATTTTACTCACGTCTGACTGAAACAGAAACAGGGTTACTGAGCTTCTTCACCTCACTGTTCCATGTAGTTGCTTCACACAGGTAACTCCCCGAATCGTCTGGCCGAGATGTTTCCTTGATATAATAGTTGTGGTCTTCCGCAAAGTTGAGAGCTTGTCCATCTTTGTAAAATTTGTATCTCAAAGAAGAACTGGAGCGAGATATTTCTACCAAACAGAGGAGTTTCAACTGTTGGCCCTCAAACAATTTAACTTCAGACTCAGCACTCAAAACAGGTTTGGAGAAGACCTCTACAAAATAGAACAAAATATGGAATTTCCAGTTTCCGCATCTATCACAGAATATGCATTCCTGTGTTTGTGAAACACCATTCAATGATCAGAACAATGAAAGGCACAGATATCCTTGGGTACGAGAGGATTATCCCCTGCACAACACCCTCAAAACCCCCATCAAGAATTTGAACTGTGCTCCCTACCCAGTTGATGCACAGATCTTAAATACTGAAGTCTCCTTCATCATTGTTGCAACTTCCACTTAGTTTTCAGATTGTTTGCTCCTTTGAAAATGCAAAGCTCGATTTATGATTGGCACAATCTAACGAAGAGGAAAAGGAATCCGAGGCAGCAGACATTCAGACATCAGTAGCTACAGGCATTTTGCCTCACCCTCCTCCCTGCTCTGTTGAAATTGGAGGGGATGAAAATTTATCTCTGGCCTCAGCGCAGAACCGGAGGTAGTAGATTGATCACTCTTTACATACTACAAAGGCCAATTTTCTGCTGATAAACCTTTGCGCCCTCGGATTTAAATTTTATGAGTAGTTAAAATAGAATATTTTGGGCAGTATTAAGTGGAAAGATATGGCCTGATTAAACTCTCTACTACTCCTAACTGTGTTCTGCTCATTGCTGCTTCACCCAGACAGAAACGGAGGAGGTAATTCTTCGTTGGGGCCCATGGGGTAAAACAGACGGTTTCGAATCTTGCATCAATTGTACAGCACGCATGACTGTCAGTCAATTGAAGATGACAGGAACCAAAAACGTGTGGGACATATAATGGGCAGCACATTCTATAGTGCCCATCTGCACTATTGCAGGACGCTAATATTACCGACTGGAAGTGTGCACTTGTCCTTAATTTGGAGTCCTTATAAGTATGATATTCATCAAATGCATAGATTGTGTAAGAACAACGTGGCACAATCATTTAAACAGATCAAATTGAAAATTAACATTTTGCCTGGTAAACTTGTGGGTACGTCCTTGACGAGATTGCATTCCTCCCATACTTTTACAACTATAATCCAATGAAGAATTATTTGCATGAAAGATGGACAGTTATTACAGCTGGTTTAATTTGACCTTTTACTGAAACGGAAACCTCATCACTCTTCTTTTTCACCCCGTGGTAGAAAGCATTTGCTTCACACAGGTAAGTCCCCGAGTCGTTCAAAGAAGCTGCCACCATATGCTTATAGTttgctgttagaaacatagaaacatagaaaataggtgcaggagtaggccattcggcccttctagcctgcaccgccattcaatgagttcatggctgaacattcaacttcagtaccccattcctgctttctcgccataccccttgatccccctagtagtaaggacctcatctaactcctttttgaatatatttagtgaattggcctcaacaactttctgtggtggagaattccacaggttcaccactctctgggtgaagaagttgctccgcatctcggtccttaatggcttaccccttatccttagactgtgacctctggttctggacttccccaacattgggaacattcttcctgcatctaacctgtctaaccccgtcagaattttaaatgtttctatgaggtcccctctcattcttctgaactccagtgaatacaagctcagttgatccagtctttcttgataggtcagtcccgccatcccgggaatcagtctggtgaatcttcgctgcactccctcaatagcaagaatgtccttcctcaggttaggagaccaaaactgtacacaatactccatgcgtggcctcaccaatgccctgtacaactgtagcaacacctccctgcccctgtactcaaatccccttgctatgaaggccaacatgccatttgctttcttaaccgcctgctgcacctgcatgctaatcttcaatgactgatgtaccatgacacccaggtctctttgcacctccccttttcctaatctgtcaccattcagataatagtctgtctctctgtttttaccaccaaagtggataacctcacatttatccacatt
The Pristiophorus japonicus isolate sPriJap1 unplaced genomic scaffold, sPriJap1.hap1 HAP1_SCAFFOLD_270, whole genome shotgun sequence DNA segment above includes these coding regions:
- the LOC139247333 gene encoding Fc receptor-like protein 2 — its product is MFDEGNVVDVVYRDLQDAFGKVLHNRLVGKIEASNYKHMVAASLNDSGTYLCEANAFYHGVKKKSDEVSVSVKEVFSKPVLSAESEVKLFEGQQLKLLCLVEISRSSSSLRYKFYKDGQALNFAEDHNYYIKETSRPDDSGSYLCEATTWNSEVKKLSNPVSVSVRRIPVSKPELTISPGTELIEGDTASIACSVSNGSTPINYIFYKQTNQEIYREASNLPKSIYQIGHIKKSTEGDYSCGVSNEAEELPQHSEPVAVSVIDCARSIIEYIQGRVGWIFMILREWIKGQGRKVELR